GCCGGCCCGTTCGGGCGCCTGGAACACGCCGTGCCAGCGCTCGTCGTCCCGTACCTCCAGCAGCACCTCGGCGTAGCCGCCGCGAGGGCTGACCGGTCGTGACCGCAGCCGGGCGGGACCGGCGTCGTGGTCCACCCGCGGCCAGCTCTGGTAGAGCAGTGTGGCCTGGTAGAGCGGCATCCTGCGGCGGTTGCCCGGCGCGCAGGCCGCGACGATGTCCTCGATCGGCAGCTCGCTGTGGGTGAGGGCGTCCACCGCGGACTCCCAGGCGCGGGCGAGCCCGCCGTCGCGGCCGGCGCCGACGATCCGGATCGGCAGCATGTTGATCATGCAGCCGATCTCGTGGTCGGCACCGGGCGGCCGGTCGGCGAACACCGTGCCCACGCAGAAGTCGTCGGCGCCGCCGACCTCGCCCAGCGCGGACGCGAACGCCCACAGCGCCAGGGTGAACACCGAGATCCCCGCTTCCCTGGCGTACGCGCGCAACCGTCCGGCTTCCCCGGCCGGCCGGCTCCACCCGTGCTCGACCACGGTTCCGCGGGTCAACTCGCGCAAGGTGGTCGGCGCACCCAGGTCGGGCAGCTCCGGCACACCGTCCAGCCGGGCCCGCCAGTGCCGTTCCAGCACGGCCCGGCGCGGCGCGGCGATCACCGGCTCCGGACGGCGGCCCGACACGCCCAGGTCGGCGCGGCCGGTGTCGAGCGCTTGGCGGTAGGCCGCGGCGAGGTCCTTGGTGAACACCTGACCGGACAGGCCGTCGAACACGATGTGGTGCACCACGACGAACAGGTCGCCACCGCGCAAGCCGGCCCGGATCAACGAGCCCCCGGCCAGGTCGAGCGGGACGACGGTCAACACCCGCGGCACGTCGGCGAGTCCGACGTCCGGCGGCAGGAGCACCAGCTCCGGACCGCCCGGGTCCGCGTGCACCTCGCGGACCAACGCCGTGCCGCGCAGCGCGAACCCCGTGCGCAGCGCCTCGTGCCGGGCGCGCACCGCGCGCAGCGCCTCGGCGAGCGCGACCTCGTCGACCAGGCCGTCGATCTCGATGTGCAGCAGCACCGACCGGGTGCCGGCGCCGATCTGCTCGGCGAACCAGAACCTGCGCTCACAGGTCGACGCGGGTTCGGTGCGCGGGCTCACGAGCCGACCTCCTCGATCGTCTTCACCAGGTCGGACAGCGTCGAGTACCGGAACACGTCCCGCAGCGTCACGTCCGGGTGCCCGGCGTCGTGCAGCGCGGTCAGGACCCGGACCGCCAGCAGCGAGTTGCCGCCGATCCGGAAGAAGTTGTCCCCCCGCCGCACGTCGCGGCCGAGCACCTGCCGCCAGATCCGCGCCACGGTGGACTCCACGCCGGTGAACGGCTCCTCGTCCGGCTCCGGCGCCGCCACCGGCACGAGCGCCTCCACGTCCAGCTTCCCGTTGGAGGTCAACGGGAACTCCGCGACCGGCGTGATCGTCGACGGCAGCATGTGGGCGGGGAGTCCGCGTTCCAGGTGCGCCCTGAGCTCCTCCGCCGGCGCCTCGCCGTCGAGCACCACGTAGGCGTCGAGCCGGGGCGGGGAACCGGTGGCGACCACGGCCGCCGCCCGGACGCGCGGGTGCCCGGCCAGCACGGCGCGGACCTCGCCGGGCTCGACGCGGTGGCCGCGGATCTTCACCTGGTCGTCGATCCGGCCGAGGACCTCCAGTTCACCGTCGGGCCGGTAGCGCCCCAGGTCGCCGCTGCGGTAGCGGGCGCCGCCGGGGAACCGCAGGGCGGTCAGCTCCGGCCGGTTGAGGTAGCCGGCGGTCACGCCCGAGCCGGCGACGTGGATCTCGCCGGCGACGCCGACCGGGACCGGGTGCCCGGCGGTGTCGCGCACGTGCAGTTCCCACCCCGCGAGCGGCCTGCCCACCGAGCGCTCGGACCGGGTGGTGTCGGCCGCGGTCAGGTCGCGCAGGGTGCAGTGGACCGTCGTCTCGGTGATCCCGTACATGTTGACCACGCGACCGGGTTCCGGCCGGTGGTCGAACCAGGGCCGCAGCGAGGTCGTGTCCAGGGGTTCGCCGGCGCAGACCAGCAGCCGGACCGCGAGCCGGGACAGCCCGCTCCCGGCCGAGCCCGACAGCACCGCCAGCGCGGACGGCGTCTGGCTGAGCACGGTGACGCGGTGGCGCACCAGCGTCCGGTGGAACTCGGCCGGGTCCCGCGAGGTCCACCGCGGCACGACGACCAGCCGTCCGCCGGTCAGCAGGCAACCCCAGACCTCCCACACCGAGAAGTCGAAGGCGAAGGAGTGGAACCAGCTCCACACGTCGGACGCGCCGAGCCCGAACTCGCCGGACGTCGCGCCGATCAGGCTGACCACGTTGCCGTGGGTGGCCACCACGCCCTTCGGCTCGCCGGTCGAACCCGACGTGTGGATGACGTAGGCCGGGTCCCCCGGTGACACCGGGACCGGCGGACGTCCGGCGGCTTCCGCCGCCACGTCCACCGCGCGCAGCCCGTTCGGCGCCGCCGCGCGGTCGGTGACCACCACCCGGACCCCGGCGTCGGCCGCGGTGAAGGCCAGCCGTCCGGCCGGGTACGACGGTTCGAGCGGCACGTAGGCCGCCCCGGCCTTCAGCACGGCGAGCAGCGCGACGACCAGTCCCGACGAGCGCTCCAGGCACACACCCACGCGGTCCCCGCCGACGACGCCGGCCTCCGCCAGTGCTCCGGCCAGGCGGGTCGACCGTTCGTCGAGTTCGCGGTAGGTCACGTCGCCGTCCACGTCGCTGACCGCGACCCGCTCGCCGGAACGGGCCGCCTGCCGGGCGAACAGCGAGGTGACCGTGTCCACCACCGGGGCGACCGGCGCGCCGCGCCCCAGGGCGAGCACCGCGTCCCGTTCCGCGGCCCCCAGCGTGGGCACGCCGGCCAGCGGGCGGTCGGGGCCCCGGGCGAACTCGGTGAGCACGGTCCGCACCTGCCCGGCGAACCGCTCGACGGCGGCCGGGCCGAACACCGCCTGGCGAAAGACCAGGACGCCCTGCATGGAGCCGTCCGCGCGGTCCTTGACGTAGCAGGTCATGGGGAACGTCGCGGCTCCCGGGCCCGGTGCGGGCACCGGCTCGCAGCGGGTCGGGCCGGTGCTCAGCGTCGGCAGGTCGGCCCTGGGCACCACAACGACCTGCGGGCCGGCGCCACCGTCCTCGCCGAGGACGAGTGGCAGCGGGAAGTGCGACCGCCGGTAGGCGCGCAGACCGGACTCGTGCGTCCGGCGCAGGTGCCCGCCCACCGTGAGGTCCCCCGCGGCGTCGACCGGGACCAGGACGGTGTTGCCGAAGTAGCCGATCGACGCGGCGAGCCGGGGCGAGCGGCCGTTGACGGTCACACCGACCACCGGCGTGGTGGTGCCGCAGTTCCGGGAGAGCACCAGTCCCACGGCGGCCAGGCACGTGGCGTACCAGCTCGCGCCCGCCGCCGCCGCGACCGACCGCACGCCGCCCCACGTCACCGGGTCCAGCGTGAACTCGACCCGCCCGGACCCCGCGCCGTCGTGGGCGGGCATCCCCCACGCCAGGTCGAGCGCCGTCGTGGCGGCACGCAGCTCCGCGCGCAGGTCGGCGAGGCCCGCCCCGTCGCGGGCGGCGCGTTCGTGCCGGTTCGCGGACCACTCGCCGAACCGTCCGGGCTCGGGTGGCACGCCGTCGACCAGGAGCCACCGCGCGACGAGTTCGACGGACGACTCGTCCACCACCAGGTGGTGCGCGCCGATGACCAGGTCCGCGCTCCGCGCCGAGTACCGCAGCAGCACCAGCCGCACCAGCGGTCCGCGGGCCAGGTCGTACGGCCCGGCCACGGCGTCGTGCGGGGTCCGGCAGCCGCCGGGCCGGTCCCGGACCTCCAACGCCACCGGCCGGTCCGACGCGACGAGGCGGAACCCGTCCCGTTCGGTGACGACGCGCGAGGCGAGCAAGGGGTGCAGGCGGACGAGCTCCTCGACCCGCTCGGCGAGCCTCGCGTCATCGCGGGGACCGGTCACCCGGTACACCGCGGACACGGTGTAGCCCACCGGGTCGGCCGCCGCGGTGTCCGCGAGGTAAACACCTTCCTGGCCGGGTGAAAATCGCACGCCAAATGACACGCACAGCCCCCGTGATCCACTTCACCAGCCGGAAGAAACCGGCACCCGATCCTGCGATCGAACCCGTCGAATACCCGGACGAACCCGTCGAAAGAATTGCGCACATCCACCTCGACCGAGGTGGAAGATCCCCCACCACACCGGTCACGGCGGTCGCGGCCCGGCCGAGATCACTGGCAGAAGCCGTTGACCTGCTTCGAACATAGCGGCGAGGTGGGACTTGTCAAGCCGCGCACCGACGCCCGGGTCCGCCGAGCCGGCTTGTTTACAGCCCGACACCCCCTGTGGTACCTGTGGAATGGGCCTCGGACGAATTGATCAGGGCCGCCCGGGGGGAATGATGCCTTTTCGGATACCGGATTCACCGGGCAGGGTCCGCGCCCGACCGCCCGCGACGCACTCCGCTTGGGCGGAGTTGCGCGCGTACGGCGACGTGTTCACCTGCTACAGCGCGGCCGTCGCGGCGGCCTTGGCGGTCACCGGACCCGACTGGCGCGACGCGATCGACCCGCACCTGACGCTCACCCTGACCGACGAGCCTGACGACCTGTTCGGGTTCGTGCACTTCGCGCCGGACTTCGGCGCACGGGCGCGCCTGGCCCGTGCGAGCGCGGAGTCGGCCGACGAGGCGGTCGGCCGGATCACCGCCGCGCTCGGTCGCGGCGAGCCGGTCGTGGTCGCGGGCGACACCCGGTGGCTGCCCTGGCAGGTCGGCCACGGAGGGGACCCCGCACCGCACTGGTTCACCGTGGTGGCCCGCGACGAGGGCGTGGAGGTGCTGGACGCGTTGGCGATGCGCAACACCCGCGGAGAGCAACGTCCCGTGCGGACGGTCGTCGACGACCTGCGCGGGCTGCTGCTCTCGGTTCCGGTGCACGACCCGGTGATCGCGCTGCGCGAGCGGTACGCGCTCGGTGACGACGCCGGCCCGGTCACCCACCCGTACAGGTGGATCGAGAGCGGGGAGCGGCCCGCCGGCCCCGCACCGAGCGGGTCCCGCGGGCCGGCCGCGCTGCGCACGCTGGCCCGGCACTTCCGCGACCACGCCACCAACCCGGACGCCTACCGCCAGGTGGACGACCTGTGGAGCGTCGGACGTCACCGCGCGTTCACCGTGCGGCGGTGGACCGAACGCACCGACAGCCGTCCCGCCGCGCGGGACCGGGTGCGGCGCTACGGCGACGACCTGCGACGACTCTGGGCGCAGGTCCCGCCCAGGGCGATGTACGCGGCGACGACCGGCGGCGCGGGCGCGGGCGCGTTGTCCGACCTGCTCGACGAGTTGGCCGACCTGGAGTCGGCGGCGAGCCCCGGGGAAGGCGTGGCGACTTGACCGACGTCGAGCTGTCCGAGCGCGTCCGCGCGCTGGTCGCC
This region of Saccharothrix longispora genomic DNA includes:
- a CDS encoding condensation domain-containing protein, translating into MSPRTEPASTCERRFWFAEQIGAGTRSVLLHIEIDGLVDEVALAEALRAVRARHEALRTGFALRGTALVREVHADPGGPELVLLPPDVGLADVPRVLTVVPLDLAGGSLIRAGLRGGDLFVVVHHIVFDGLSGQVFTKDLAAAYRQALDTGRADLGVSGRRPEPVIAAPRRAVLERHWRARLDGVPELPDLGAPTTLRELTRGTVVEHGWSRPAGEAGRLRAYAREAGISVFTLALWAFASALGEVGGADDFCVGTVFADRPPGADHEIGCMINMLPIRIVGAGRDGGLARAWESAVDALTHSELPIEDIVAACAPGNRRRMPLYQATLLYQSWPRVDHDAGPARLRSRPVSPRGGYAEVLLEVRDDERWHGVFQAPERAGWANRLDALSTAFSARLDGLGRP
- a CDS encoding non-ribosomal peptide synthetase, with translation MRFSPGQEGVYLADTAAADPVGYTVSAVYRVTGPRDDARLAERVEELVRLHPLLASRVVTERDGFRLVASDRPVALEVRDRPGGCRTPHDAVAGPYDLARGPLVRLVLLRYSARSADLVIGAHHLVVDESSVELVARWLLVDGVPPEPGRFGEWSANRHERAARDGAGLADLRAELRAATTALDLAWGMPAHDGAGSGRVEFTLDPVTWGGVRSVAAAAGASWYATCLAAVGLVLSRNCGTTTPVVGVTVNGRSPRLAASIGYFGNTVLVPVDAAGDLTVGGHLRRTHESGLRAYRRSHFPLPLVLGEDGGAGPQVVVVPRADLPTLSTGPTRCEPVPAPGPGAATFPMTCYVKDRADGSMQGVLVFRQAVFGPAAVERFAGQVRTVLTEFARGPDRPLAGVPTLGAAERDAVLALGRGAPVAPVVDTVTSLFARQAARSGERVAVSDVDGDVTYRELDERSTRLAGALAEAGVVGGDRVGVCLERSSGLVVALLAVLKAGAAYVPLEPSYPAGRLAFTAADAGVRVVVTDRAAAPNGLRAVDVAAEAAGRPPVPVSPGDPAYVIHTSGSTGEPKGVVATHGNVVSLIGATSGEFGLGASDVWSWFHSFAFDFSVWEVWGCLLTGGRLVVVPRWTSRDPAEFHRTLVRHRVTVLSQTPSALAVLSGSAGSGLSRLAVRLLVCAGEPLDTTSLRPWFDHRPEPGRVVNMYGITETTVHCTLRDLTAADTTRSERSVGRPLAGWELHVRDTAGHPVPVGVAGEIHVAGSGVTAGYLNRPELTALRFPGGARYRSGDLGRYRPDGELEVLGRIDDQVKIRGHRVEPGEVRAVLAGHPRVRAAAVVATGSPPRLDAYVVLDGEAPAEELRAHLERGLPAHMLPSTITPVAEFPLTSNGKLDVEALVPVAAPEPDEEPFTGVESTVARIWRQVLGRDVRRGDNFFRIGGNSLLAVRVLTALHDAGHPDVTLRDVFRYSTLSDLVKTIEEVGS